A region of the Nocardia nova SH22a genome:
AATCCCGGTGGGACGCCGGATAATTCGAGTCGCCAACAGGCCGCGCCTACGGCCCCGCCGCAGTCCCCGCCTGCTGCCGCACCGGGACAGCCCGCCGCATCCGGTGTCGTTCCCTCGGGGGTCGGTGCGCAGGGCGTCGGTGTGGGCCCGCCGGTGCAGGCGGCGCCGCCGGGAACGGGCGCGGCGGGAGTCCCGCCGCAGGCGAATCAGGGGCAGGTCGCTCCCGCGCAGAGTGATACCGGGCAGAAGGATCCCGGCGGGTTGCTCGATCCGGACACCATGATGGCGTTGGCACCGGCGGCCATGATGGGAATGAGCATGCTCCCGATGCTCGCCATGGCACTGTCCGGGCTCGGCGGCGGAAACGGTTCGGGCACAGCGCAGCCGGTCGCGGGCGAGGCCGGTGGTACGGCGCTGACTCCGGAAGCGCGGCAGGCGCGCAACGCGCTGCAGAAATTGAAGGACACTTACGGTGACGAGGACAAGGACCCCTCCGATCCCGAAAGCGCCTCCGGTAGAAAGCGGCTCGATACCGGAGGCACCGGTTCCAGCGCGGGGAAGGGCGCGACGGCCACCCGAATCAAACTGAGCAAACTCTACGAGCGCAATGTCGCGAACGCGTTCAACACCCTCGACAACGACCTCGTCGACTACATGCGCAAGCTGGCCGGCAAGCACAAGGTGGACAAGAAGGCCGTCACCGAACTTCTGCGCGATGTCGACGCCCAGCTCGCCGAGATCGGTTCCGCCGCCTACACCAAGACCGGGGTGCAACAGGTCCACAAGATTCTCACCAATGCCTTGAAGAAGGCGACCCAGATCGTCTCCGGCGGCAATGTCAACTCCAAGGAGGCCGCGGCCGAAATCAACCGCCTGACAAAGCAATACATCTACAACCTCGCCGGTAAGGAATACAAGCAGGCCAGCGCGGTCGGTGGCGCCGGTGGCGGGTCGGCCGCGGGGCAGCGAGCGGTCCAGGTGGCCCTGCAGCAGCAGGGCGACCCCTACGTCTGGGGTGCGGAGGGGCCGAACTCGTTCGACTGTTCCGGTCTGACCCAGTACTCCGCGCGAGCGGCGGGTGTCAGCATTCCGCGAGTGGCGGCGCAGCAGTATCAGCAACTTCCGAAGGTCGCTCCGTCCGATATCCAGCCCGGTGACCTGATCTTCCCGGCCGCCCAGTTCAACAACGGCAACCCGAGTCACGTCATGATGTACATCGGGAACGGCCAATGCATCGAGGCGCCGAAACCCGGGTCGTCGGTGCGAGTCACCAATTTGCCCAACGGCTACTACGCGTCTCGCTGGGCGAAATGAACCCGGCGATCAATATCCGACATATCCGGTACCGCGGCGCATGCCGACGATGCCGGGAACATTGCTGACCGAACCGTAACGATCGATCGAGTAGCGGATCCCGGCGATGATGTTGTCGACCGGATTCCAGATGTCGCGATGTCCGGGCAGGGCATGGGCGTTGAAGGTCGGATCGATGCACTGCATCAGCCCCTTCGACGGAGTTCCCTTGGCGGCGTTGCTGTCCCAGTCGTTGATCGCGTGCGGGTTACCGGCGGATTCGTGCGCGATGATGGCGGCGACATCGGCCGGATCGATCCGGCTCGTGTCGTAGCCGTTCTGCGCCAGTACCTGCATGGCCTGATCGATCCACTGTCCCACGGCACCGGAGGGCCGGGTGGCCGGCGGGCCGCCGCTGACGCCGCTGGAACGATAGGCGCGTGTCGGCCGTCCGCCCCCCGACTCGCGAACATAGCGCGCCGCCAGCGCGTCGATCTGCGCCGCCGTGACGGCCGACTGCGCCCGGCCGTTGCCGACCACCGCGCCCGCGCGCTGCAGTGCCGAATCCAGGGCGCTCACGACCTGCTGTTGTGCCGCCGCCGAATTGCCGACCTTGCCGAGCGCGGTCAATGCCGCATCCGCCTCGGCGATGATCGCGGACATGGCCGCGCGGCCCTGCATCGTGTCGTCGACCGCACC
Encoded here:
- a CDS encoding transglycosylase SLT domain-containing protein — translated: MSGPREPDAPHTSGGAQAGIATTAPGSRDSRSKPAQAKPSRGAPRSPLTTGGTAATASGPAAQQPSGSGAPGPVASASAGGGSDMAMVAGAAGPLAMAAMSALNAMAGHYGGGSPTADTGQPTAPATLAGTGAPTGPIAWDSGVAGARYSAVQQGSSEAAGALGAVNSELRRILGGAVDDTMQGRAAMSAIIAEADAALTALGKVGNSAAAQQQVVSALDSALQRAGAVVGNGRAQSAVTAAQIDALAARYVRESGGGRPTRAYRSSGVSGGPPATRPSGAVGQWIDQAMQVLAQNGYDTSRIDPADVAAIIAHESAGNPHAINDWDSNAAKGTPSKGLMQCIDPTFNAHALPGHRDIWNPVDNIIAGIRYSIDRYGSVSNVPGIVGMRRGTGYVGY
- a CDS encoding DUF4226 domain-containing protein, which codes for MTTADVWHTGIDPEPEPADGAEQNPETPGAKVGRPNQDRRAPSASPGVPSNPGGTPDNSSRQQAAPTAPPQSPPAAAPGQPAASGVVPSGVGAQGVGVGPPVQAAPPGTGAAGVPPQANQGQVAPAQSDTGQKDPGGLLDPDTMMALAPAAMMGMSMLPMLAMALSGLGGGNGSGTAQPVAGEAGGTALTPEARQARNALQKLKDTYGDEDKDPSDPESASGRKRLDTGGTGSSAGKGATATRIKLSKLYERNVANAFNTLDNDLVDYMRKLAGKHKVDKKAVTELLRDVDAQLAEIGSAAYTKTGVQQVHKILTNALKKATQIVSGGNVNSKEAAAEINRLTKQYIYNLAGKEYKQASAVGGAGGGSAAGQRAVQVALQQQGDPYVWGAEGPNSFDCSGLTQYSARAAGVSIPRVAAQQYQQLPKVAPSDIQPGDLIFPAAQFNNGNPSHVMMYIGNGQCIEAPKPGSSVRVTNLPNGYYASRWAK